The Persephonella atlantica region TTATGCCTCTTTCCCTTTCAATGTCTAATGTATCCAGCAGCTGGTCTTTTTTTTCCCTTTCTTCAACAGCACCTGTAAACTCCATAAGCCTGTCGGCAAGTGTTGATTTACCGTGGTCAACGTGGGCTATTATAGAAAAGTTTCTTATATAATCCATCCTGTCCATACACAACCCCGTCTGATTTTTTAGAGTATTAATTATAATATGTTTTACCTATTTTGATTTTTTAGCCTTTTTGAGAGCCTGGAATAAAAATTTCCTGAAGTTTTCCTCTGTTACAGCCCCGTATATTACGACTAACTTTTTTCCTTCAGGGGTTATGATGTATGTAGTTGGCGTCCCGGGAACAGGAAATCTGACAAAATTTTGACTGCTACTTGGATATATGGGAAACAGTGGGTCAGAGAGGTCTCCCTTATCTGAGTCTATAACCATTCCGATAATCTGAAACTTATCTTTAAAGGGTTTTTCCTTTATAACCTTTTTCATTACTGGCATTTCTTTCATACAGGCAGAGCAGGAGTATGCCATAAAGTTCAGAACAATCAGTTTATCCTTCGGCAGAGGAACTGGATTGCCGTTTTTGTCTGTTAATAGATAAGGAGAAGGTCTGAACGCCTTTTCTTCTTGACAGGAAATAAAAAGAAACACAAAGAGAAAAAATGTTAATACTTTTTTCATACCTTTTCCTGAACCCTTATCACTTTACCGAATAACTCCAGTGTTTCTACTACTTCCTTTGGAACCTTTGTTGTTCTCTGGTCTTTACCGTCTCTTAAAATAACCTTATCATCTTCTTCACCTAAATACTTAAATAATCCCCACTGCCCCTTTTCTCTAAATAGAACAATATCTTCTTTTTCAGGTTTTAGAGGGGGAATTTTGCCTATCAAAACCCACAGGTTTCTTATCTTTACCCAGAAGGTGCTTTCCTTAAAATCTGGTATGTTTTCTACTAATATCAGAGGTGTTTCCACATCTTCTAAATTTTCCAATCTATCTTCATCAATGACCTCATAAGCTTTCAGAAAAACTGTCGGCAGCAGTCTGTCCATTTACTCTCCTGTTCTGTGCGCTTTTTTTAGAGGTATCAGCACATTTCTTGTCTGCTCTTTCAGAATGTTTATAGACTGGGCTGTCATAAAAAATGCGTGCTCCAGGTTTATAACAGCCGCTTCAAGGTCTCTATCCTGAGTATTAAATCTCAATTCTCTGAACTGTCTGTGTAGCTCGTCTAACGATGTGCCAAGCTCATATGCCAGTGTAAATGTTCTCATTACAAGCTCATCTATCTTTTGTCTCTCTTCTTTTGTCATCTCATCCTCCTACTTTTTACTGCCACACACGTAACATACACCTTTATCAGTTTTTGCCCAGTGTCTCGTTCCTGGCGGCAGGTCTATTCTGTCTCCCTCTTTTAGCAGAAACTCCCCTTCTTCTGTTCCCATTATTATCTCACCTTTGTAAATCCACCGAACTTCCTGATAGGGATGGGTATGCCAGTCGTAAAAAGAACCTGCTTCATCACACCAGGTGAATATGTTTGTGTATCCTTCATCCTCAAGAATTTTTACAATTTCCTTTATGTCTGATATTTCTGTCTGTTTTATGTTCATCTTTTTCCTATTAAACTCCATGTTTCGTGGTCTATGTTGTGAAGTATGTATTCTGGCGCTTCTATCTCTATTATATACTTTCCGTCTATTTTTACAGGATTTCCTTTTTCGTCTATTCTGAACTTGACTTCTCCTGCCTTTTGACCTTTTCTGTAAAACTCTATCACATTCCCTTTATTTACAACCTCTGTAATGCCGTGCATATTCATCTGCCTGACAATCACATCGTCTATAAATTTTTTATCTGATATAGAGAATATCCTCTGGCTCATTCTCTCACTGAATACTTTATCGTTCAGATATACCAGAAAAGCAAAAACAACAACAGATGTGTCTATTATTGCCAGTGAGATGCTGTACTTTTTGTCTAAAAAAAAGAATGAAACAGCAGTAAAAACTGTAAAAATCACGATGCCTGCAACAATAACTCTTCCAACACCCATACTCTGCCTTAATAATAAATTATTTCAACATCCTGTGGTAATTTAATATAAATATTCTGTGGCTCTTTTTTATAAACTAAATCATAAAAATTCAGCCCCATTCTGTTTCCTTCACTGTCCCATACTATTATCTGTTTAATGTCTAAATCTTTATCCAAAAGCATCTCAACCTTTTTTATCTCTTCGTCACCTTTTACTTTCATAACAAGGTCAATGGTGTTTCCTTTTTTTTCTTCCTTTTCTACAGAAAACAGTTTCTTTAGACCTTCCTTTGAAGATATGGCTCTGAATATCTTTGCTATGAAGAAATGCTTGTCAATCTTGGATTTTATAGCCTGTTTTTCCTCTGGCGTGTAGATTGTGAGGCTGTCTCCATCAATAAAGTAAATCTGCTTTAAAGGCTTCTGGTAGATGATTTTTACCTTTTCGGGCTTTGATATGTAAACCTTTCCCTCGAATCTCTCTATCTGCTGAAGGTCTTTCATATAAGTTATCTGGGTAAACCGCGCCTGTATGAAACTATAACTGTTAATCTTATTCTGCAGTTTATCTAACGTTTCGGCAAAAGCAAATGAACAAACAGAAAACAGCAAAAGGAAAACAGCAAATTTTTTCATCAAATCACCTTAATAAAGCCACATGGCAAGTTTTTTTCTGAACTCTTTTGTAAGAGGATTACCTTCTCCAAGCAGGTTAAATACAGCAACCATAGACTTCCTTCCTGCTTCGTCTCTGTATTTTTTATCAAGTTGCACTATTTTCAGGAACTTTTCAAGGGCTTCTCTGTAATTTTCGTTCAGAGCATAACAGGAACCTTCTTTAAGAAGCCTGTCCAGTTCATTTTCTATCTGAAGTTCTTCACACCACTTTTTAAACTGTATAAGCTCTTTTAATGCCTGTGCTTTTGAGAAGTACTCTTTGTGATACTCCTTTATTGAGCTGAGCAGTTCCTCTGCTCTGTCTAACCTTCCCTGTTTTATGTAAAACTGGGCAGCTTCAAGAGTTATCTTTTTGTTTTCTGGATACTCTGATAGGAGTTTTTCATATATCTCTTCTGCTTTACCTATATTCCCTGCCATAAATTCCATCTTTGCCTGCTGCAGCAGCTGGTCTGCTTCTGATTTTACGTATTTTGATATTATCTCCCTTATCTTTGGTTCTGGCAGGGCTCCAACAAATCTATCAACCTCTTTTCCATTTATAAATATTCTGACATCAGGTATTCCGCTGACCCCAAACTCCTGTGCTATATGGGGATTTTCGTCTGTGTTTATTTTTGCAAGAATAAAGCCGTACTCGTTTGCAAGCTTTTCAAGAAGAGGCTTTAAAACTCTACAGGGTCCACACCATGGAGCCCAAAAATCTATAACAACAGGCTTCTGATACGACTTTTCAACAACTATCTCTTCAAAGTTCTCGTCGGTCACATCGTATATCAGACCCATCTTTACCTCCTTATCAGGTTATTTTAATATTATAATATGGAATTTTAGCCTGATTTTCAAATAAAATATGAGTCAAACTGACTAATATTATACAGCTTTTTTCAACCTCTCTCTCATTTTGCACACACTGCAAATGTCTGCATATGTAGGCTCTCCACAGATGATGCACTTTTTTGGTTTTTCTTTTTTTTCGTGCTCTTTCAGTATAGGATACATATTTTTCAGAAAGTTTGTGTAAAACTGAAGCTTTGTTCCGGGATGTTTTTCTTCCAAACGACTGAGCAGTTCTTTGTACTCAATGGAAGAGGCTCCTTCAGAAAATGGACATTCGTATTCTATATATTCTATTCCGTTAAAGAATGCGTATAGGGCACTTTCTTTCTCTGTAATCTTACATAGAGGTTTTACTTTTCTGACAAATCCATCTTCTTCCTCTAATACTGGATACTGCCTTTTGAGGTAGTTAACATCCCAGTGGAGAGTATTTCCAAATAA contains the following coding sequences:
- a CDS encoding TlpA family protein disulfide reductase; this encodes MKKVLTFFLFVFLFISCQEEKAFRPSPYLLTDKNGNPVPLPKDKLIVLNFMAYSCSACMKEMPVMKKVIKEKPFKDKFQIIGMVIDSDKGDLSDPLFPIYPSSSQNFVRFPVPGTPTTYIITPEGKKLVVIYGAVTEENFRKFLFQALKKAKKSK
- a CDS encoding replication initiation protein, translating into MTKEERQKIDELVMRTFTLAYELGTSLDELHRQFRELRFNTQDRDLEAAVINLEHAFFMTAQSINILKEQTRNVLIPLKKAHRTGE
- a CDS encoding cupin domain-containing protein; its protein translation is MNIKQTEISDIKEIVKILEDEGYTNIFTWCDEAGSFYDWHTHPYQEVRWIYKGEIIMGTEEGEFLLKEGDRIDLPPGTRHWAKTDKGVCYVCGSKK
- a CDS encoding LolA family protein, which produces MKKFAVFLLLFSVCSFAFAETLDKLQNKINSYSFIQARFTQITYMKDLQQIERFEGKVYISKPEKVKIIYQKPLKQIYFIDGDSLTIYTPEEKQAIKSKIDKHFFIAKIFRAISSKEGLKKLFSVEKEEKKGNTIDLVMKVKGDEEIKKVEMLLDKDLDIKQIIVWDSEGNRMGLNFYDLVYKKEPQNIYIKLPQDVEIIYY
- the trxA gene encoding thioredoxin, which produces MGLIYDVTDENFEEIVVEKSYQKPVVIDFWAPWCGPCRVLKPLLEKLANEYGFILAKINTDENPHIAQEFGVSGIPDVRIFINGKEVDRFVGALPEPKIREIISKYVKSEADQLLQQAKMEFMAGNIGKAEEIYEKLLSEYPENKKITLEAAQFYIKQGRLDRAEELLSSIKEYHKEYFSKAQALKELIQFKKWCEELQIENELDRLLKEGSCYALNENYREALEKFLKIVQLDKKYRDEAGRKSMVAVFNLLGEGNPLTKEFRKKLAMWLY